The following are from one region of the Lacinutrix sp. Bg11-31 genome:
- a CDS encoding TolC family protein: MKHYILIFSFFVSTIALSQTENDMLLTFSEYLGYVKQYHPIAKQANLKLEEGQAYLIKARGGFDPKIEIDYDRKDFKDKEYYNLFNATFKVPTWYGIEAKANFEDNSGVFLNPQNNVPNNGLFTAGISASLGQGLFINERMATLKKAQFYKEQTKAERNLQINDIIYQASIAYFSWLQSFNETEMYQRFLANAKTRYKGVRASVLAGDKAGIDSLEANININNRALALEQSKVGLMKNRLMVSNFLWLDNQTPLEINPSVAPKQLDVNEVDAILKLEQLLNFNVETHPKLKALDSKISGLEVEKRLKANKLLLKADIQYNFITQDPDISNTYSNSNYKAGLNIAFPLFLRKERGDLRLSKLKIEASKFERTNTSLSLSNKVESLQQELESYVYQNEIIEKVVEDYKTLLSAEERKFSFGESSIFLINYRESSLIDAQLKQLKLKNKFYNTKAKLFTSLGIVLN; the protein is encoded by the coding sequence ATGAAACATTACATTTTAATCTTCAGTTTCTTTGTATCTACAATTGCTTTATCGCAGACAGAAAACGATATGCTGTTAACTTTTAGCGAATATTTGGGTTATGTAAAGCAGTATCATCCTATTGCGAAACAAGCTAATTTAAAACTAGAAGAAGGTCAAGCCTATTTAATTAAAGCACGTGGCGGTTTCGATCCTAAAATTGAAATAGATTACGACAGAAAAGACTTTAAGGATAAAGAATATTACAATCTATTTAACGCAACTTTTAAAGTTCCAACTTGGTATGGAATTGAAGCTAAAGCAAATTTTGAAGACAATAGTGGAGTATTTTTAAATCCACAAAATAATGTCCCTAATAATGGTTTGTTTACAGCAGGAATCTCTGCGTCTTTAGGACAAGGATTATTTATTAATGAACGAATGGCGACCTTAAAAAAAGCACAATTTTATAAGGAGCAAACCAAAGCAGAACGAAATTTACAAATTAATGATATTATTTACCAGGCATCTATTGCTTATTTTAGTTGGTTGCAATCTTTTAACGAAACAGAAATGTACCAGCGTTTTCTTGCTAATGCAAAAACAAGATATAAAGGAGTAAGAGCAAGTGTTCTTGCTGGAGATAAAGCAGGAATAGATAGCTTGGAAGCTAATATTAACATAAATAATCGAGCCCTTGCCTTAGAGCAATCTAAAGTTGGTTTAATGAAAAACAGATTAATGGTTTCTAATTTTTTATGGTTAGACAATCAAACACCTTTAGAAATTAATCCAAGTGTAGCACCAAAACAATTAGATGTAAATGAAGTAGATGCTATTTTAAAACTAGAGCAGTTGCTAAATTTTAATGTAGAAACTCATCCAAAATTAAAAGCATTAGATAGTAAAATTAGTGGTTTAGAAGTAGAAAAAAGGCTTAAGGCAAACAAGTTATTACTTAAAGCAGATATACAGTATAACTTTATAACTCAAGATCCAGACATAAGTAATACCTATAGCAACTCTAACTATAAAGCTGGTTTAAATATAGCTTTTCCTTTGTTTTTAAGAAAAGAACGTGGTGATTTAAGATTGTCTAAACTAAAAATTGAAGCATCTAAATTCGAACGTACAAACACCTCTTTAAGTTTAAGTAATAAAGTAGAATCTCTACAACAGGAATTAGAGTCTTATGTATATCAAAATGAAATAATAGAAAAAGTTGTTGAAGATTATAAAACGCTACTATCTGCCGAAGAGCGTAAATTTAGTTTTGGAGAAAGTTCTATATTTCTTATAAACTATCGAGAGTCTAGCTTAATTGATGCGCAATTAAAACAGCTTAAGCTTAAAAATAAATTTTATAATACTAAAGCGAAGCTATTTACTAGTTTAGGAATAGTTTTGAATTAA
- a CDS encoding Pycsar system effector family protein codes for MELKEEVKITTVENKKGGTRSLDTLYRTLSRNHYSLLRMVDNKSAIILTVNSILVTMLFGATHLATGVEKENIGVFISSIIYFCLISMLFALVGMLPHKYYGKKYRQSGYNGSLYAGNFASMSLFEFKTEFTRITENGKTVYDEITTDLYFLGRAIKHKQTMIKGAVFTLILGLVWSVIYTVFKT; via the coding sequence ATGGAATTAAAAGAAGAAGTTAAAATAACGACAGTAGAAAATAAAAAAGGAGGTACAAGAAGTTTGGATACTTTATACCGCACACTTTCCCGAAACCACTACAGTCTTTTAAGAATGGTTGACAACAAATCGGCTATAATTTTAACGGTTAATTCTATTTTGGTTACTATGCTATTTGGAGCAACTCATCTTGCAACAGGAGTTGAAAAAGAGAACATTGGAGTTTTTATTTCATCAATAATCTATTTTTGTTTGATTTCAATGTTGTTTGCACTTGTTGGCATGTTACCACATAAATATTATGGCAAAAAATATAGGCAGAGTGGATATAATGGAAGTTTGTACGCTGGAAATTTTGCAAGTATGTCTTTGTTCGAATTTAAAACTGAATTTACTAGAATAACAGAAAACGGAAAAACTGTTTATGATGAAATTACAACAGATTTATATTTTCTAGGACGCGCTATTAAGCATAAACAAACTATGATTAAAGGAGCTGTTTTTACTTTAATTTTGGGCTTAGTTTGGTCTGTAATTTATACTGTTTTTAAGACTTAG
- a CDS encoding cold-shock protein, whose protein sequence is MAKSQQTFNKLEKEKKRLKKREDKRKKMEARKAESAENGSQGIQFAYVDFNGNLVDTPPDPEDKVKIKADNIVLGVPKKEDLPEVDPIRKGKVSFYDSSKGFGFIIDAEDSEKYFCHVSGLIDEITENDKVQFELEKGMKGLNAVRVKKI, encoded by the coding sequence ATGGCAAAGTCGCAACAGACATTTAACAAATTAGAAAAAGAGAAAAAGCGCCTTAAAAAGCGTGAAGACAAGAGAAAGAAAATGGAGGCTAGAAAGGCTGAATCAGCAGAGAATGGCTCACAAGGTATTCAATTTGCTTACGTAGATTTCAATGGGAATTTGGTAGATACTCCACCAGATCCAGAAGACAAAGTAAAAATTAAAGCTGATAATATTGTATTAGGCGTACCTAAAAAAGAAGATTTACCAGAGGTAGATCCTATTAGAAAAGGTAAAGTGTCTTTCTACGATTCTTCTAAAGGTTTCGGTTTTATTATCGATGCAGAAGATTCAGAAAAATATTTCTGTCATGTAAGTGGTTTAATTGATGAAATCACAGAAAACGACAAAGTACAATTTGAACTAGAAAAAGGCATGAAAGGCTTAAACGCTGTACGTGTAAAAAAAATATAA
- a CDS encoding dipeptidase — MKSIVISFCIATLLFSCKTETKLETEEQLLARAKAIHERVITLDTHCDINVKNFTDSINYTQELSTQITLPKMKSGGLDVAWLIVYTGQDSLTDTGYAKAYENAMAKFDAIHKLTKEIAPNDIELAVSSSDVERIIKSGKKAAMIGIENGYPIGLDIKNVEKFYNLGARYMSLSHNGHSQLCDSNTGEEKDDWLHDGLSDLGKEVVVEMNRLGMMIDVSHPSKEAMRQMIELSKAPIIASHSSARALCNHSRNLDDEQLEWLKENGGVVQTVAFDSYLSEKKQEIYQKALMALSAKIADSLYNNGDKSYNGQWYIEDNWKKLTKEEQQKIKDSGIIDRLMKITNTKAEQIPDFPEQVNVSDFVNHIDYLVEKMGIDHVGISSDFDGGGGIEGWSDASETFNVTLELVKRGYTEPDIEQLWSGNLLRVLDDVEAVAEEMK; from the coding sequence ATGAAATCAATAGTTATAAGTTTTTGTATTGCCACACTCCTATTCTCTTGTAAAACAGAAACAAAACTTGAAACAGAAGAGCAACTTCTAGCAAGAGCTAAAGCCATTCACGAACGTGTGATTACTTTAGATACGCATTGCGATATTAATGTAAAGAACTTTACAGACTCTATAAATTATACCCAAGAATTAAGTACACAAATTACATTACCAAAAATGAAATCTGGTGGTCTTGATGTCGCTTGGTTAATTGTGTATACAGGACAAGATTCTTTAACAGATACTGGCTATGCAAAAGCGTACGAAAATGCCATGGCTAAATTTGATGCAATACATAAACTTACAAAAGAGATTGCACCAAATGATATTGAATTGGCTGTAAGTTCTAGTGATGTGGAACGTATTATTAAATCTGGTAAAAAGGCTGCTATGATTGGGATAGAGAATGGTTATCCTATAGGACTAGACATTAAAAACGTTGAGAAATTTTATAACCTTGGAGCGCGTTATATGTCTTTATCTCACAATGGACACAGCCAATTATGCGATAGTAATACAGGTGAAGAAAAAGACGATTGGTTACACGATGGTTTAAGTGATTTAGGTAAAGAAGTTGTAGTAGAAATGAATAGACTTGGCATGATGATAGATGTCTCGCATCCTTCAAAAGAAGCTATGCGACAAATGATAGAACTATCTAAAGCGCCAATAATAGCTTCGCATTCCTCAGCACGAGCATTGTGTAATCACAGTAGAAATTTAGACGACGAACAATTAGAATGGTTAAAGGAAAATGGTGGAGTTGTACAAACTGTTGCTTTCGATAGTTATTTAAGCGAAAAGAAACAAGAAATTTATCAAAAGGCATTAATGGCTTTAAGTGCTAAAATAGCAGATTCGTTATATAATAATGGTGATAAATCTTATAATGGACAATGGTATATTGAAGATAATTGGAAAAAACTTACTAAAGAAGAACAACAAAAAATTAAAGATTCTGGAATAATAGATCGATTAATGAAAATTACGAATACTAAAGCAGAGCAAATACCTGATTTTCCTGAACAAGTTAATGTTTCAGACTTTGTAAACCACATTGATTACTTAGTAGAAAAAATGGGTATCGACCATGTTGGTATTAGTAGCGATTTTGATGGTGGTGGTGGTATTGAAGGTTGGAGCGATGCTAGTGAAACCTTTAATGTAACATTAGAGCTTGTTAAACGAGGTTATACAGAACCTGATATAGAACAGCTTTGGAGTGGTAACTTATTAAGAGTTTTGGATGACGTTGAGGCTGTGGCTGAGGAGATGAAATAG
- a CDS encoding thiamine pyrophosphate-dependent enzyme, giving the protein MKSNIKYNKTKLSSETKIALYRAMLKPRLIEEKMLILLRQGRISKWFSGIGQEAISIGVTMSMQPEEYILPMHRNLGVFTTREIPLYRLFSQWQGKANGFTKGRDRSFHFGTQEYNIVGMISHLGPQFGVADGIALASKLKNKNQVTAVFTGEGGTSEGDIHEALNVASVWQLPVLFCIENNGYGLSTPTTEQYNCKDLADRALGYGMESHIIDGNNILEVYTKISEITESIRKNPRPVLIEFKTFRMRGHEEASGTKYVPQDLLDTWEKKDPIDNYRAHLISENILTEKQDAIFKAEIKAELNTHLDKADAEEKITSSISNELNDVYQELDYQEVEENSKTEELRLVDAIHEGLKQSMEKHNDLVIMGQDVAEYGGVFKITDGFVEAFGKDRVRNTPICESAIIETAMGLSIAGIKSVVELQFGDFVTSGFNPVVNYLAKSHYRWNQNADVVLRMPCGAGVAAGPFHSQTNEAWFTKTPGLKVVYPAFPKDAKGLLATAINDPNPVLFFEHKALYRSIRQEVPTDYYTIPLGKAAVLRTGEQITVIAYGQAVHWAMNTLDKHPEIDADLIDLRSLQPLDTETIYASAKKTGKVIILQEDSLFGGIASDVSALIMENCFEHLDAPVKRVASLETPIPFINQLEDQYLSRDKFEGELLELVAY; this is encoded by the coding sequence ATGAAATCTAATATAAAGTACAACAAAACAAAACTATCTTCAGAAACAAAAATTGCGCTTTATAGAGCGATGCTAAAACCGCGTTTAATAGAAGAGAAGATGCTTATTCTATTACGTCAAGGTAGAATTAGTAAATGGTTTTCTGGAATAGGTCAAGAGGCCATTTCTATAGGTGTTACTATGTCTATGCAACCTGAAGAATACATTTTACCAATGCACAGAAATTTGGGTGTTTTTACTACGCGTGAAATTCCTTTATATAGGCTTTTTAGCCAATGGCAAGGTAAAGCAAACGGTTTTACAAAAGGTAGAGATCGCTCTTTTCACTTTGGTACTCAAGAATATAATATTGTTGGAATGATATCTCATTTAGGACCACAATTTGGTGTTGCAGATGGTATTGCTTTAGCTAGTAAACTAAAAAATAAAAACCAAGTAACTGCTGTTTTTACAGGAGAAGGAGGAACAAGTGAAGGTGATATACATGAAGCCTTAAACGTTGCTTCTGTTTGGCAATTACCAGTGTTATTTTGTATTGAAAATAATGGTTACGGATTATCGACACCAACTACGGAACAGTATAATTGTAAAGATTTAGCAGATCGTGCCTTAGGTTATGGTATGGAATCACATATTATAGATGGTAATAATATTTTAGAAGTTTACACTAAAATTTCTGAAATTACAGAAAGCATAAGAAAAAATCCACGACCTGTTTTAATAGAATTTAAAACCTTTAGAATGCGTGGTCATGAAGAAGCTAGTGGTACAAAATACGTACCTCAAGATTTATTGGATACCTGGGAAAAGAAAGATCCTATCGATAATTATCGCGCACATTTAATTTCTGAAAATATACTTACAGAAAAACAAGATGCTATTTTTAAAGCCGAAATTAAGGCTGAATTAAACACGCATTTAGACAAAGCTGATGCTGAAGAAAAAATAACATCATCTATAAGTAACGAGTTAAATGATGTTTATCAAGAGCTTGATTATCAAGAAGTTGAAGAAAACTCAAAAACCGAAGAGTTGCGCTTGGTTGATGCTATCCATGAAGGCTTAAAACAATCTATGGAGAAGCATAATGACTTAGTTATTATGGGACAAGACGTTGCCGAATATGGTGGTGTTTTTAAAATTACAGATGGTTTTGTAGAAGCCTTTGGAAAAGACAGAGTAAGAAACACACCAATTTGTGAGTCTGCAATTATAGAGACAGCAATGGGTTTAAGTATTGCTGGTATTAAAAGTGTTGTAGAATTACAGTTTGGAGATTTTGTAACTTCTGGTTTTAATCCAGTGGTTAATTATCTTGCAAAATCGCATTATCGCTGGAACCAGAATGCAGATGTAGTATTACGTATGCCTTGTGGAGCAGGAGTTGCTGCAGGACCTTTTCACAGTCAAACAAACGAAGCTTGGTTTACAAAAACACCAGGTTTAAAAGTAGTATATCCAGCATTCCCAAAAGATGCAAAAGGCCTATTAGCAACAGCTATTAACGATCCTAATCCTGTGTTATTCTTTGAACACAAAGCATTATATAGAAGTATTCGTCAAGAAGTACCAACAGATTATTACACGATTCCTTTAGGCAAAGCAGCCGTTTTAAGAACAGGAGAACAAATTACTGTTATTGCTTATGGTCAAGCCGTGCATTGGGCAATGAACACCTTAGACAAGCATCCAGAAATTGATGCTGATTTAATAGATTTACGTTCGTTACAGCCCTTAGACACAGAGACTATTTATGCCTCTGCTAAAAAGACTGGAAAAGTAATTATTTTACAAGAAGATTCTTTATTTGGTGGTATTGCTAGTGATGTTTCGGCATTAATTATGGAAAACTGTTTTGAGCATTTAGATGCTCCTGTTAAACGTGTAGCGAGTTTAGAAACGCCTATTCCTTTTATTAATCAATTAGAAGACCAATATTTATCGCGTGATAAGTTTGAAGGTGAATTGTTGGAGTTGGTTGCTTATTAA
- a CDS encoding isopenicillin N synthase family oxygenase, with protein sequence MTSIPSVNLEDFLSDDPKRKQKFIDEIGKAYQEIGFVALKGHFLDEKLVDRLYSEIKNFFTLPVDTKQDYEIPGIGGQRGYISFGKESAKGKKEGDLKEFWHFGQYVEDDVERAKEYPKNVDVKELPAFNKAGKETYQMLEKTAKYVLRALALHLDLDEMYFDNYIHNGNSILRPIHYPPITEEPKAAERAAAHGDINLITLLMGAQGRGLQVQNHEGEWLDAIAEPDELMINVGDMLSRHTNNKLKSTIHRVINPPKELWGTSRYSIPFFMHPISEMKLDVLDSCIDAENPKQFDDITAGEFLDQRLIELGLKK encoded by the coding sequence ATGACGAGTATACCAAGTGTTAATTTAGAAGATTTTCTTTCTGATGATCCAAAGAGAAAACAAAAATTTATAGATGAAATAGGAAAAGCTTACCAAGAGATTGGATTTGTTGCTTTAAAAGGGCATTTTTTAGATGAAAAACTAGTGGATAGATTGTATTCTGAAATAAAAAACTTTTTCACCTTGCCAGTTGATACAAAACAAGATTACGAAATACCTGGTATTGGTGGTCAACGTGGTTATATTTCTTTTGGAAAAGAAAGTGCAAAAGGTAAAAAAGAAGGTGATTTAAAAGAGTTCTGGCATTTTGGGCAGTATGTAGAAGACGATGTAGAACGTGCTAAAGAATATCCTAAAAATGTAGATGTAAAAGAATTACCTGCATTTAATAAAGCTGGAAAGGAAACGTACCAAATGCTAGAAAAAACAGCAAAGTATGTATTAAGAGCATTAGCGCTTCATTTAGATTTAGATGAAATGTATTTCGATAATTACATACATAATGGTAATTCTATATTAAGACCAATACATTATCCACCAATTACTGAAGAACCTAAAGCTGCCGAACGTGCTGCTGCTCATGGAGATATTAATTTAATCACCTTATTAATGGGTGCTCAAGGTCGTGGTTTACAGGTGCAAAATCATGAAGGCGAATGGTTAGATGCTATTGCTGAGCCAGACGAGTTAATGATTAATGTTGGAGATATGTTATCAAGACATACCAATAATAAATTAAAATCGACAATACATAGAGTAATTAATCCACCAAAAGAGCTTTGGGGAACAAGCCGCTACTCTATTCCGTTTTTTATGCACCCAATAAGTGAAATGAAATTAGACGTTTTAGACAGTTGTATTGATGCTGAAAATCCAAAGCAGTTTGACGATATTACTGCTGGCGAATTTTTAGATCAACGTTTAATTGAATTAGGATTAAAAAAATAA
- a CDS encoding translation initiation factor, translating to MDLKDQLKNLFPEHEEKNVKSTEEKPSLWLQDNPIICKYEKRKGKPITILEGYTGATADFKALAKELKQKLSVGGSFKDDKIIIQGDYRDKIMAMLKEKGFNVKRVGG from the coding sequence ATGGATTTAAAAGATCAATTAAAAAATCTCTTTCCAGAACACGAAGAAAAGAACGTTAAATCAACTGAAGAAAAACCTTCTCTATGGTTGCAAGACAATCCTATTATTTGTAAATATGAAAAACGAAAAGGTAAGCCTATTACCATTTTGGAAGGTTATACAGGAGCAACAGCAGATTTTAAAGCTTTAGCAAAGGAGTTGAAGCAAAAACTAAGTGTTGGCGGAAGTTTTAAGGATGACAAAATCATTATTCAAGGCGATTATCGCGATAAAATAATGGCTATGCTAAAAGAGAAAGGTTTTAATGTAAAACGTGTAGGAGGTTGA
- a CDS encoding DUF1835 domain-containing protein has translation MTKQTLNITNGSSLTEYLEKEKYEGEMLTWHEMLCEGPTEIEIDTTSFFETRKAFLESVYDAEYDILKIQSEIQKTNNINEYKEVILWFEYDLFCHINLIAAISLLKQKDIRVPMFLVCSGRVKGEKGLKGLPELSPKQLKEHYQNRIELTIDDIATAQKAWSIYCEGDHNLLKPLITRVSNFKYLSICLKAHLKRFPDTRSGLSTLEYNILILIKEHTIKSRHHLVGYVLHYQGYYGFGDMQIVRLINELEIFYTETEDTLTLNRDGHLALEHQKNFRKELNCNFVFGGVNKREFQFDKKTNQLIKNTVDAN, from the coding sequence ATGACAAAACAGACGCTGAATATTACCAATGGATCAAGCCTTACAGAGTATCTTGAAAAAGAGAAATACGAAGGCGAAATGCTTACATGGCACGAAATGTTATGTGAAGGCCCAACCGAAATAGAAATAGATACTACTTCTTTTTTCGAAACACGAAAAGCGTTTTTAGAATCGGTTTACGATGCAGAATACGATATTTTAAAAATACAATCCGAAATACAAAAAACAAACAATATTAACGAGTACAAAGAAGTTATCCTTTGGTTCGAATATGATTTGTTTTGCCATATTAATCTTATTGCAGCAATTAGTTTATTAAAACAAAAGGACATTAGAGTTCCAATGTTTTTAGTTTGTAGTGGACGTGTTAAAGGTGAAAAAGGTTTAAAAGGATTACCAGAGCTTTCTCCTAAACAACTAAAAGAACATTATCAAAATAGAATTGAATTAACAATAGACGATATTGCTACAGCACAAAAAGCATGGAGCATTTATTGTGAAGGAGATCATAATTTATTAAAACCGTTAATTACAAGAGTCTCAAATTTTAAATATTTAAGCATTTGCTTAAAAGCACATTTAAAGCGTTTTCCAGATACACGAAGTGGCTTAAGTACTTTAGAGTATAATATATTAATTTTAATTAAAGAGCATACTATAAAATCGCGTCATCATTTGGTTGGTTATGTGTTGCATTACCAAGGTTATTATGGCTTTGGAGATATGCAAATTGTACGCTTAATAAACGAATTAGAAATATTTTATACTGAAACTGAAGACACCTTAACGCTAAACAGAGATGGACATTTAGCGCTCGAACACCAAAAAAACTTTAGAAAAGAACTAAATTGTAATTTTGTTTTTGGAGGTGTTAATAAAAGAGAATTTCAGTTTGATAAAAAAACAAATCAATTGATTAAAAATACAGTAGATGCCAATTAA
- a CDS encoding nucleoside phosphorylase, whose product MPIKESELILNPDGSVYHLNLKPEHLANTIITVGDPDRVSNVTKHFESIEFETRKREFHTQTGIYKGKRITVISTGIGTDNIDIVFNELDALVNIDLETREIKKELTSLTIVRVGTSGSIQKEIPVDSIVISEMAAGFDSLLHFYDSEAFQNKDISNALMKHTNWYKAKSDPYIVNCDADLLKQLSSNKTVTGFTATNVGFYGPQGRVLRLALQDNDLNDKLANFNFKGKTITNLEMETAGIYGISKLLGHKALSMNAIIANRASGKFSENPNKIVEELIIYTLNKLVE is encoded by the coding sequence ATGCCAATTAAAGAATCAGAATTAATATTAAATCCAGATGGTAGTGTTTATCACTTAAATCTAAAACCTGAACATTTAGCGAACACCATAATAACAGTTGGTGATCCAGATAGAGTGTCTAACGTAACTAAACATTTTGAAAGTATTGAATTCGAAACAAGAAAGCGAGAATTTCATACACAAACAGGAATATACAAAGGAAAACGTATAACCGTTATTTCTACAGGAATTGGTACAGATAATATAGATATTGTTTTTAACGAATTAGATGCACTTGTAAACATCGATTTAGAAACACGTGAAATTAAGAAAGAGTTAACATCACTTACTATTGTTCGTGTTGGAACTTCAGGGTCCATTCAAAAAGAGATACCTGTAGACTCTATTGTAATTAGCGAAATGGCTGCTGGTTTCGATAGTTTACTTCATTTCTATGATAGCGAAGCGTTTCAAAACAAAGACATTTCTAATGCTTTAATGAAACATACAAATTGGTACAAAGCAAAGTCCGATCCTTACATTGTTAATTGTGATGCAGATTTATTAAAGCAATTAAGTTCTAATAAAACAGTTACTGGATTTACTGCTACTAACGTTGGTTTTTACGGTCCTCAAGGAAGAGTTTTAAGATTAGCACTTCAGGATAACGATTTAAACGATAAATTAGCTAACTTTAATTTTAAAGGTAAAACCATTACTAACTTAGAAATGGAAACTGCTGGAATTTATGGTATTTCTAAACTTTTAGGACACAAAGCATTATCTATGAACGCTATTATAGCTAATCGTGCTTCAGGAAAATTTAGTGAGAATCCAAATAAAATTGTTGAAGAACTAATTATTTATACATTAAATAAATTAGTTGAATAA
- a CDS encoding substrate-binding domain-containing protein has product MKTINIGGVPEHFNLAWYLGLKNAEYKDADINLRWKDYFGGTGAMCKGLRDGDIDMAVILTEGIIKDIIAGNKCKIVQVFVKTPLIWGVHVAANSEYKEIDELKGTKAAISRYGSGSHLMAYVNAENNNWNLEKDLDFEVIKNLDGAVEGLTEGKADYFLWEKFMTKPIVDKGVFRRIDECPSPWPCFVVAVREDFLKESKIDVKTILDIVNNTTAEFKDIPSIDRMIANRYEQEIEDVQEWLSLTEWSQENISKETINKVQDELFALNIIPEKWDYKDLVETL; this is encoded by the coding sequence ATGAAAACAATAAACATTGGTGGTGTACCAGAACATTTTAATCTAGCTTGGTATTTAGGACTTAAAAATGCCGAGTATAAAGATGCAGATATAAACCTACGCTGGAAAGACTATTTTGGTGGCACTGGAGCTATGTGTAAAGGTCTTCGTGATGGAGATATTGATATGGCTGTTATTTTAACAGAAGGCATTATTAAAGATATAATTGCTGGAAATAAGTGTAAAATTGTCCAGGTTTTTGTAAAAACGCCACTTATTTGGGGTGTTCACGTTGCTGCTAATTCAGAATATAAAGAAATTGATGAGCTAAAAGGAACAAAAGCTGCTATTAGTCGCTATGGTTCTGGATCTCATTTAATGGCTTATGTAAATGCGGAGAATAACAATTGGAATTTAGAAAAAGATCTTGATTTTGAAGTTATAAAAAATCTTGATGGCGCTGTTGAAGGTTTAACCGAAGGAAAAGCAGATTATTTTTTATGGGAAAAATTCATGACGAAACCCATTGTAGATAAAGGTGTTTTTAGACGCATAGACGAATGTCCAAGCCCTTGGCCTTGCTTTGTTGTTGCTGTGAGAGAAGATTTTTTAAAGGAGAGTAAAATAGATGTTAAAACCATTTTAGATATAGTAAATAACACAACTGCAGAGTTTAAAGATATTCCAAGTATCGATAGAATGATTGCTAACCGTTACGAGCAAGAAATTGAAGATGTGCAAGAATGGTTAAGTCTTACAGAATGGTCTCAGGAAAACATTTCTAAAGAAACTATTAATAAAGTTCAAGACGAATTGTTTGCCTTAAATATTATTCCTGAGAAATGGGATTATAAGGATTTGGTGGAAACTTTATAA